Proteins encoded within one genomic window of Verrucomicrobiia bacterium:
- a CDS encoding DUF2339 domain-containing protein, whose amino-acid sequence MSDEDLKKTLADIQAQQKTLQQSLSSLNQRIEDIARALEKDKKVEAQEPTSEKPPLLTKAPLQSEKLVFSEAAIEKLKTSKPPEISVPHIPSSPATKTSSNKLPKKESFEVRVGQVWLIRLAVLLFLTGLVFLGNDIYHKFILQLTPFAKAMGLYLISLGLIGIGFGLEKKRESLRNFSQVIVGGGFAAVYYTTYASHFVKTVQWINSVTIVAILLLVWAGLMTWVAERKKSQTLATLGLLLAYYTCVINPISWFTLLSNLVLGLAAVWFLVRHRWTLCSWAGLLATYGAFAYWQFWVKEGQSWQRLLEVNDFMVSVFSPWNVIFLVSYWILFTVGLFWADRDALHEDPKAVFLSLNNLFFYGLLVSSLSKSLQGSLWWITEIFGAVLMALGVGAYRLKYSSLMAQAYLIKGCIFLIIGLFLKFSGFSLALLILLWSVMLLLTARAFFPILFRIAAGIAAALAVLTGLPLLLEKAPSHAWVGAGMGLVLLFEAWWDRKRFSLSFFHIPAFYYIGLCTVCWALIIVTNFVFPKEIAALAILSVMATVAAPRIQLPELAVAGGLFLLMGQTSWIGRSIVASTIPWWNTTIVLSATMFLSYWWQYQNRIRISELLLKVGIWLATVLFTSILYMALESVWQEKDWLIYGGWLALAMLIYGGIARQWTFAISGQFFLFLSVAHFFAKLGDQPMTWFMALIPLAAILLLSEIFDYLPQNELIDLQVLRQISGLYHVLAMVMLGFWIHTYLSPIYQPAAFGVIGLSYAILNLRPFNLLNYYLGRGLMLWGLLLFLFREQIKVQWLDLIVILSPAILYQISKKREIDGIWLKNIWILLPVVSLWIFISRWIGQNFEGIFLTGSWSLLGIVIFGLGLIFKERWYRLGGLLILAVAVLRIIFVDLWQFGTLSRVVTLLMSGTVLGILGFIYNRHGEMIKKYL is encoded by the coding sequence ATGAGTGATGAAGACTTGAAAAAAACTTTAGCTGATATTCAAGCGCAGCAAAAAACGTTGCAACAATCCCTTTCATCTTTGAATCAGCGGATTGAAGATATCGCGCGGGCTTTGGAGAAAGATAAAAAAGTTGAGGCCCAAGAACCCACTTCAGAAAAACCGCCACTTTTGACAAAGGCTCCTCTCCAATCTGAAAAACTTGTTTTTTCAGAAGCTGCGATTGAAAAGCTAAAAACATCGAAACCACCAGAAATCAGTGTTCCGCACATACCCTCATCGCCTGCAACAAAAACTTCATCCAACAAATTACCTAAAAAAGAATCTTTTGAGGTTCGTGTGGGACAAGTTTGGTTGATTCGTTTGGCGGTTCTTTTGTTTCTAACGGGTTTAGTTTTTTTAGGAAATGATATTTATCATAAATTTATTTTACAACTTACTCCTTTTGCTAAAGCAATGGGTTTGTATTTAATTTCATTAGGTTTGATCGGAATTGGTTTTGGGCTAGAGAAAAAAAGAGAATCATTACGAAATTTTTCGCAAGTGATTGTAGGAGGCGGTTTCGCAGCAGTTTATTATACGACTTACGCTTCTCATTTTGTGAAAACAGTGCAATGGATTAATAGCGTTACGATCGTTGCCATTTTGTTGTTGGTTTGGGCTGGATTGATGACTTGGGTTGCAGAACGGAAAAAATCACAGACATTGGCCACGTTGGGGTTGTTACTGGCTTATTACACGTGTGTGATCAATCCGATTTCATGGTTTACGCTTTTGTCGAATTTAGTTTTGGGTTTGGCAGCAGTTTGGTTCTTAGTAAGACATCGATGGACGCTTTGTTCTTGGGCTGGATTATTGGCGACCTATGGAGCTTTTGCTTATTGGCAATTTTGGGTGAAGGAGGGGCAGAGTTGGCAAAGGTTGCTTGAGGTTAATGATTTCATGGTGTCTGTCTTTTCTCCTTGGAATGTCATTTTTTTAGTGAGTTATTGGATTTTATTTACCGTGGGTCTTTTTTGGGCCGATCGAGATGCTTTGCATGAGGATCCGAAGGCAGTTTTTTTAAGTCTGAACAATTTGTTTTTTTATGGGTTGCTTGTAAGTAGTCTGTCCAAGTCGTTGCAAGGAAGTTTGTGGTGGATCACGGAAATTTTTGGAGCAGTTTTGATGGCATTGGGTGTTGGAGCATATCGCTTGAAATATTCTTCCTTGATGGCGCAAGCTTATTTGATTAAAGGCTGCATTTTTTTAATAATAGGATTGTTTCTTAAATTTTCCGGTTTTTCTTTGGCTCTTTTGATATTGTTATGGAGCGTGATGTTATTGTTAACCGCGCGCGCTTTTTTTCCCATTTTATTTCGAATTGCAGCAGGAATCGCGGCAGCGCTAGCTGTGCTAACGGGTTTGCCTTTATTGCTAGAAAAAGCGCCAAGTCACGCTTGGGTCGGAGCAGGAATGGGTTTGGTTTTGCTTTTTGAAGCTTGGTGGGATCGGAAACGTTTTTCATTATCGTTTTTTCATATTCCCGCTTTTTATTATATTGGTTTATGCACAGTGTGTTGGGCTTTAATAATCGTGACGAACTTTGTTTTCCCAAAAGAAATTGCTGCGCTGGCTATTTTATCGGTTATGGCAACAGTAGCAGCGCCTCGGATTCAACTTCCTGAGTTGGCAGTGGCAGGAGGTTTATTTTTATTGATGGGACAAACTTCTTGGATAGGTCGATCTATCGTAGCCTCGACTATTCCGTGGTGGAATACGACGATCGTGTTGAGCGCTACTATGTTTTTAAGTTATTGGTGGCAATATCAAAATCGCATTCGAATTTCCGAGCTTTTGCTGAAAGTAGGCATCTGGTTGGCTACGGTATTGTTTACTTCGATTTTGTATATGGCTTTAGAATCGGTGTGGCAGGAAAAAGATTGGCTGATTTATGGAGGTTGGCTGGCTTTAGCCATGTTAATTTATGGCGGAATAGCGCGTCAATGGACTTTTGCGATTAGCGGTCAGTTTTTTTTGTTTTTATCGGTGGCTCATTTTTTTGCGAAGCTAGGCGACCAACCGATGACTTGGTTTATGGCTTTAATTCCTTTGGCAGCGATTTTGTTGTTGAGTGAAATTTTTGATTATTTGCCTCAGAACGAGTTAATCGATTTGCAAGTATTGCGACAGATTAGCGGACTTTATCACGTGTTGGCTATGGTGATGTTGGGTTTTTGGATTCATACTTATTTATCGCCAATATATCAACCTGCAGCTTTTGGAGTAATTGGCTTGAGTTATGCCATTTTAAATTTACGACCTTTTAATCTACTTAATTATTATTTGGGTCGAGGATTAATGCTTTGGGGATTGCTCCTTTTTCTTTTTCGTGAGCAAATCAAAGTGCAATGGTTGGATTTGATCGTGATTTTATCGCCAGCGATTCTTTATCAAATCAGTAAAAAGCGTGAAATTGATGGGATTTGGCTTAAAAATATTTGGATTTTATTGCCTGTGGTTTCGTTATGGATTTTTATCAGTCGTTGGATTGGACAAAATTTTGAGGGCATATTTTTGACAGGGAGTTGGTCTCTATTGGGAATTGTAATTTTTGGGTTAGGATTAATTTTTAAAGAACGTTGGTATCGTTTAGGCGGTCTATTGATTCTGGCGGTTGCGGTGTTAAGAATTATATTTGTGGATTTATGGCAGTTTGGCACATTAAGTCGCGTGGTGACTTTGTTAATGAGTGGAACCGTTCTTGGAATTTTAGGATTTATTTATAATCGCCATGGAGAAATGATAAAAAAATATTTATGA
- the ilvD gene encoding dihydroxy-acid dehydratase gives MKATSKSKKKNLRPHSAIMLDGPERAPSRAMLHAVGFTPEDFKKSQIGIASTWSMVTPCNMHIDKLALEAAKGADTAGGKSVIFNTITISDGISMGTEGMKYSLVSREVIADSIETVVGCEGFDGLVAIGGCDKNMPGCIIAMARLNRPSVFVYGGTILPGCLTQSNGQKRDLDIVSVFEAVGAHANHKISDKELGQIEACAIPGPGSCGGMYTANTMASAIEALGMSLPNSSAQAAVSSEKLQDCHSAGEAVLNLIKLGITPKDIMTRKAFENAITVVIALGGSTNAVLHLIGMAHAAGVKLALDDFTRIGKRVPVLADLKPSGRYTMSALVNIGGLTPLMKMLLDEGLLHGDCITVTGKTVKQNLATAKSYPKGQNVIRPFSDPIKKDSHLIILYGNLAPTGAVAKISGKEGDLFTGRARVFESEESALKRILDGTVKKGDVIVIRYEGPCGGPGMREMLSPTSAVMGKGLGKDVALITDGRFSGGSHGFVVGHITPEAHLGGPIALIKNGDKITIDANKRLMTLHVSAQELRQRKAKWKQPKPRYTKGVLAKYAKMVTNASQGAVTDANLY, from the coding sequence ATGAAAGCCACATCAAAAAGTAAAAAGAAAAACCTTCGTCCTCACTCTGCCATCATGCTCGATGGTCCCGAACGTGCGCCCAGTCGTGCGATGCTTCATGCGGTTGGTTTTACTCCAGAAGACTTTAAAAAGTCGCAAATAGGCATTGCTTCCACCTGGAGCATGGTAACGCCTTGCAACATGCATATTGATAAACTGGCTTTGGAAGCAGCTAAAGGAGCCGATACGGCTGGTGGCAAATCGGTAATTTTTAATACCATTACTATTTCCGACGGTATTTCGATGGGCACGGAAGGCATGAAATATTCCTTGGTCTCTCGAGAAGTTATTGCCGATTCCATTGAAACAGTTGTGGGTTGCGAAGGGTTTGACGGTCTCGTAGCGATTGGCGGTTGTGATAAAAATATGCCAGGTTGCATCATTGCCATGGCGCGTCTTAATCGTCCCTCAGTTTTTGTTTATGGTGGCACAATTCTACCAGGGTGTTTAACACAGTCGAACGGTCAGAAACGAGACCTCGATATTGTGTCCGTTTTCGAAGCTGTAGGCGCTCATGCAAATCATAAAATTAGCGATAAAGAATTGGGCCAAATTGAAGCCTGCGCCATTCCGGGGCCCGGTTCTTGTGGTGGAATGTATACGGCTAATACGATGGCTTCTGCCATTGAAGCGTTAGGTATGAGTTTACCCAATAGCTCAGCGCAAGCTGCGGTTTCCTCAGAAAAATTGCAGGATTGTCATTCTGCCGGTGAAGCAGTTTTGAATCTGATCAAACTCGGCATCACTCCGAAAGATATTATGACCCGCAAAGCTTTTGAAAATGCTATCACGGTGGTCATTGCACTGGGTGGTTCGACTAACGCTGTGCTTCATCTGATTGGAATGGCTCATGCGGCTGGCGTGAAATTGGCATTGGACGATTTCACTCGTATCGGAAAACGCGTGCCAGTTTTGGCCGACCTGAAACCCAGCGGTCGTTACACCATGTCAGCCTTGGTTAATATCGGTGGCTTAACTCCGCTCATGAAAATGTTGTTAGATGAAGGTTTATTGCATGGTGATTGCATCACAGTGACTGGAAAAACGGTAAAACAAAATTTAGCGACTGCAAAATCTTATCCTAAGGGTCAAAATGTTATTCGTCCTTTTAGCGATCCGATTAAAAAAGATAGTCATCTTATTATTCTTTACGGAAATCTTGCGCCTACCGGCGCGGTAGCAAAAATTTCGGGCAAAGAAGGTGATCTCTTCACCGGACGTGCGCGTGTGTTCGAATCGGAAGAATCAGCGCTAAAACGCATCCTAGATGGCACCGTGAAAAAAGGTGATGTTATTGTGATTCGCTACGAGGGCCCTTGTGGTGGTCCCGGCATGCGTGAAATGCTTTCCCCTACCTCTGCAGTGATGGGTAAAGGTCTTGGAAAAGATGTTGCCCTCATCACTGATGGCCGTTTTTCTGGAGGCAGTCACGGTTTTGTGGTGGGTCACATCACACCAGAAGCTCATTTGGGTGGGCCCATTGCATTAATCAAAAATGGAGATAAAATTACCATTGATGCCAATAAACGTCTTATGACATTACACGTTTCCGCTCAAGAATTGCGTCAACGCAAAGCCAAATGGAAACAACCCAAGCCCCGTTATACGAAGGGGGTTTTGGCAAAATATGCAAAAATGGTAACAAACGCCTCGCAAGGAGCCGTAACTGATGCTAACTTATATTAG
- the hflX gene encoding GTPase HflX, with protein MITTRDQTPRAARAFLVGVQVGKATETHTASLLHELQELVATLDLEIVDSLLVKISSPHPKFFIGSGKTEEIIEKAKAAKADLIIFDNELTPGQQRNWDKASGLSVIDREEVILEIFGRRAQTHEARLQVKLAFMEYSLPRLKRAWTHLSRQQGLGGKGEGETQLETDRRLVRKRIEKLKEELETVRAQRATQRKQRQRLPTPVVAIVGYTNAGKSSLLKKFTGAEVLVEDKLFATLDTTTRKIQLPNQQTVLLTDTVGFVRQLPHRLVEAFKATLEEATMADFLIHVLDVNNPEVLEFYQTTLSVLKELGADSKPTLTVFNKIDLAPSPEQLAHIRQQFPTAIFISTHTGEGLQELLYRMSDLLNPELKQIQVLLPHSRYDLITQLYRHGKVLNKIIRNEGIEMIARISNRWLTCYQPFLIPVSKLKKAA; from the coding sequence ATGATAACCACACGCGATCAAACCCCTCGCGCAGCACGAGCTTTTTTAGTCGGTGTTCAAGTGGGTAAAGCAACCGAAACCCATACTGCCAGTCTATTGCATGAACTCCAAGAGCTGGTCGCAACACTTGATTTGGAAATCGTAGACTCCTTATTAGTCAAAATTTCTTCCCCTCACCCAAAATTCTTTATCGGTTCGGGCAAAACCGAAGAAATTATTGAAAAAGCGAAAGCAGCCAAAGCGGATCTTATTATTTTTGATAATGAACTCACGCCCGGCCAACAACGCAACTGGGACAAAGCTTCCGGCTTGAGCGTCATTGATCGAGAAGAAGTGATTCTGGAAATTTTTGGACGCCGTGCGCAAACCCATGAGGCCCGTTTGCAAGTCAAACTCGCTTTTATGGAATATTCTTTGCCGCGTTTAAAACGTGCTTGGACTCACCTCAGTCGTCAACAAGGTCTTGGCGGTAAAGGTGAAGGGGAAACTCAACTTGAAACCGACCGTCGTTTGGTTCGCAAACGCATTGAAAAATTAAAAGAAGAATTAGAAACCGTGCGTGCCCAACGCGCCACCCAACGCAAACAACGACAACGCCTCCCCACCCCCGTTGTTGCTATCGTCGGCTACACCAATGCTGGCAAATCTTCTTTGCTAAAAAAATTCACGGGCGCCGAAGTTTTGGTGGAAGACAAACTCTTTGCCACGCTTGACACCACTACTCGCAAAATTCAACTGCCTAATCAACAAACCGTTTTATTAACGGACACCGTCGGTTTTGTGCGACAACTCCCGCACCGGTTGGTGGAAGCTTTTAAGGCCACACTCGAAGAAGCAACCATGGCCGATTTTCTTATTCACGTTCTCGATGTTAATAATCCAGAAGTGCTGGAATTTTATCAAACTACCCTTTCCGTTTTAAAAGAACTCGGGGCCGATTCTAAACCTACCCTCACCGTTTTTAATAAAATTGATCTAGCGCCCAGTCCGGAGCAATTAGCTCATATTCGACAACAATTTCCCACTGCCATTTTTATCTCCACTCACACTGGCGAAGGGTTGCAAGAATTGCTTTATCGTATGAGCGACTTACTCAATCCTGAATTGAAACAAATCCAAGTTTTACTACCCCATTCTCGCTACGATCTCATCACCCAGCTTTATCGCCACGGTAAAGTGCTCAACAAAATTATCCGTAACGAAGGCATTGAAATGATTGCTCGAATTTCGAATCGTTGGCTCACATGCTATCAACCCTTTCTTATACCCGTTTCTAAATTGAAAAAAGCTGCTTAG
- a CDS encoding metal ABC transporter permease, whose protein sequence is MMEMWHYDFMQRALLAAFLMGPVCGLLGIFITLRGMAFFSDAIAHSALTGIALGLFVEQVLQSRFHWVNVAWLQSVLLLVYCLIIALVMAFLFERAHLKADTIIAFCFTGSVALGVLIISQLQRYQFLEGALFGDINANSWGSIILITILAAFCYFFIFWNLRALTLTTLQEELARSDGIATRRLNYTLVIIIAATVALSIKLLGALLVSALIVIPAAAAKIVAPNFRVMLLAAMGMGLVASVGGVMVSYQFNTITGPTIVLCHLAFLIIALMCKKKSAH, encoded by the coding sequence ATGATGGAAATGTGGCATTACGATTTCATGCAGCGCGCTTTGTTGGCGGCTTTTTTGATGGGACCCGTTTGTGGGTTACTCGGCATTTTTATCACACTGAGGGGCATGGCATTTTTTAGCGACGCGATAGCGCATTCGGCTTTAACGGGCATTGCATTGGGCCTGTTTGTTGAACAAGTTTTGCAATCCCGGTTTCATTGGGTGAATGTAGCCTGGTTACAAAGCGTGTTATTGCTAGTTTATTGTTTGATTATTGCTTTGGTAATGGCGTTTCTTTTTGAGCGCGCCCATTTGAAAGCCGACACAATTATTGCGTTTTGTTTTACAGGCAGTGTGGCTTTAGGAGTGCTAATTATTTCTCAACTTCAACGTTATCAATTTTTAGAAGGCGCGCTTTTCGGCGATATCAACGCTAACTCCTGGGGCTCCATTATTCTGATCACTATTCTTGCGGCTTTTTGTTATTTTTTTATTTTTTGGAATTTGCGTGCGTTAACCTTAACGACTTTACAGGAAGAATTAGCCAGAAGTGATGGTATTGCTACGCGTCGACTTAATTATACTTTGGTCATAATCATTGCTGCAACGGTGGCTTTGAGTATCAAGCTATTGGGCGCATTGTTGGTAAGCGCTCTGATTGTGATTCCTGCCGCCGCGGCAAAAATTGTTGCGCCCAATTTTCGAGTCATGCTTTTGGCGGCTATGGGCATGGGTTTAGTGGCTTCTGTGGGAGGCGTGATGGTTTCTTATCAGTTTAACACGATCACCGGTCCAACGATCGTTTTGTGCCATCTTGCTTTTCTAATTATAGCCTTAATGTGCAAAAAAAAATCAGCACATTAA
- a CDS encoding metal ABC transporter ATP-binding protein — protein sequence MQVGSLLLRASHLSGGYGEENVFEDIHLEIHAGEIIGLIGPNGGGKSSLLKCLAGILTKRQGTIEKKPQLQIGYVPQRLPFDNSVPLTVLEFLALRLNQKRFWFGLANALERRLAQKQLRDLGAEHLLDRKLGELSGGEWQRVLVASGLLTKPDILLLDEPLTGVDVRGGMSFDALLHHVRDHLKLGVLMVSHDLHLVNHICNRVYCLNRRIHCEGAPSLILTRENLAKAYGSFETGHQEAFISLQDIVGC from the coding sequence ATGCAAGTCGGATCACTTTTATTGCGAGCCTCTCATTTAAGTGGAGGTTATGGTGAAGAAAATGTTTTTGAAGATATTCATTTGGAAATTCATGCGGGAGAAATTATTGGTCTCATTGGGCCTAATGGCGGCGGAAAAAGTTCATTATTAAAATGTCTGGCTGGCATTTTAACAAAACGCCAAGGGACGATTGAAAAAAAACCTCAACTCCAAATCGGTTATGTGCCACAGCGTTTGCCATTTGACAATTCCGTGCCGCTTACCGTTTTGGAATTTCTTGCATTGCGTTTAAATCAAAAACGATTTTGGTTTGGCCTCGCAAACGCGTTAGAGCGTAGACTCGCTCAAAAACAGCTTAGGGATTTAGGTGCAGAACATCTTCTCGATAGAAAATTAGGCGAACTTTCTGGAGGAGAATGGCAACGCGTTTTGGTGGCATCAGGTCTTTTGACCAAACCAGATATTTTATTATTAGACGAGCCTTTAACAGGGGTCGACGTTCGAGGCGGCATGAGTTTTGATGCCTTGTTGCATCATGTTCGCGATCATTTAAAGCTTGGTGTTTTGATGGTGTCACATGATTTGCATTTAGTGAATCATATTTGCAATCGAGTGTATTGTTTAAACCGACGCATTCATTGCGAAGGCGCACCTTCGCTTATTCTAACGCGTGAAAATTTAGCGAAAGCTTATGGCTCATTTGAAACGGGGCACCAGGAGGCTTTTATTTCGCTTCAGGATATTGTGGGTTGCTAA
- a CDS encoding metal ABC transporter substrate-binding protein yields MKKKFLSFCIGILAWSSSAEKIKILTTFSPIYCFTKNVAGDWAEVINLLPDNVGPHEYMMRPQDAKKIAATHVIIFNGLGLEEFLEKAFQINSKAKRIDASVGIETINNNPHTWLDPLLAIEQVKNIAKGLEKIDPEHATYYQKNAKKYIAQLKKLHENYVETLKPLNGKKMIAFHDAFPYLAHRYGIKRLGVFEEFPGKEPTPKYLAHIIDVIRKEKISVLFSEPQYNPQLLKQIAVDTGVKTAELDTMETGSHSVAFYEEVAKNNLKTLQETFR; encoded by the coding sequence ATGAAAAAAAAATTCTTAAGTTTTTGCATCGGTATCTTAGCCTGGAGTAGCTCAGCAGAAAAAATAAAAATTTTAACCACCTTTTCGCCAATTTATTGTTTTACCAAAAATGTAGCAGGCGACTGGGCGGAAGTGATTAATTTATTGCCGGACAATGTCGGACCTCACGAGTATATGATGCGACCTCAAGATGCCAAAAAAATAGCGGCTACTCATGTAATTATTTTTAATGGTTTAGGTTTGGAAGAATTTTTGGAAAAAGCATTTCAAATCAACTCCAAAGCCAAACGAATTGATGCCAGCGTAGGGATTGAAACAATTAATAATAATCCTCACACTTGGCTAGATCCCTTGTTGGCTATCGAACAAGTGAAAAATATCGCAAAAGGTTTAGAAAAAATCGATCCCGAGCACGCAACCTACTATCAAAAAAACGCAAAAAAATATATCGCGCAATTAAAAAAATTGCATGAAAATTATGTTGAAACACTTAAACCATTAAATGGCAAAAAAATGATCGCGTTTCATGATGCCTTTCCTTACTTAGCCCATCGTTATGGCATAAAAAGGTTGGGAGTTTTTGAAGAATTCCCTGGTAAAGAACCAACACCCAAGTATTTAGCTCATATTATCGACGTCATTCGGAAAGAAAAAATTTCCGTGCTCTTTAGCGAGCCGCAATATAACCCTCAGTTATTAAAACAAATTGCGGTAGATACCGGCGTAAAAACAGCCGAATTGGACACGATGGAAACTGGCTCTCATTCAGTGGCTTTCTACGAAGAAGTTGCAAAAAACAATTTGAAAACATTACAGGAAACATTTCGCTAA
- the thiE gene encoding thiamine phosphate synthase has protein sequence MQNDWRLWLQQARLYAIIDTGYLRERSVTFYAKELVKGGAHVIQLRAKKESLQQVEAMAKAIHEITQEAKIPLILNDYVELAAKLNLEGVHVGQEDMPLHEVRKKMPVPAVLGKSTHSLNQAITAQEEKPDYIGFGPLFATPTKPAYQPIGLDLIQNVHQQVDIPIFCIGGVKLENLKTILQAGAKRVVAVSGIMQAASPSDYCLQLNETLSRFPLSS, from the coding sequence ATGCAAAACGATTGGCGGCTCTGGTTGCAACAAGCGCGACTTTATGCGATTATTGACACCGGTTATTTAAGAGAAAGAAGCGTTACTTTTTACGCCAAAGAATTGGTAAAAGGGGGAGCGCATGTTATTCAACTGCGCGCAAAAAAAGAATCTCTACAACAGGTCGAGGCGATGGCAAAAGCGATTCATGAAATCACTCAAGAAGCAAAAATTCCTTTGATCTTGAATGATTATGTGGAACTAGCGGCCAAACTCAATTTGGAAGGAGTGCACGTCGGACAAGAGGATATGCCGCTACACGAAGTCAGAAAAAAAATGCCAGTGCCTGCTGTTTTGGGTAAATCGACACATTCTTTGAATCAAGCCATTACTGCGCAAGAAGAAAAACCGGATTATATTGGATTTGGACCTTTATTCGCCACACCCACCAAACCTGCTTATCAACCTATTGGTCTAGATTTGATTCAAAATGTCCATCAACAAGTCGATATTCCCATTTTTTGTATTGGCGGCGTAAAATTGGAAAATTTAAAAACTATTTTACAAGCAGGGGCGAAACGCGTGGTAGCTGTTTCCGGCATCATGCAAGCTGCCTCTCCCAGCGATTATTGCCTGCAATTAAATGAAACTTTATCTCGATTCCCATTATCATCTTAA
- a CDS encoding DUF4115 domain-containing protein, which yields MRSKPVQESLGQELRRLREQRGWTLEAAAQITKIKPEQLHDLEADNYDNFPSAAYVRGFVRIYARALGLDDHKVIAKLEGRIDEEEAELAHVPPLEAMPPVTKVRQPTLQRIGGQIIGLMAILIVIGIIFVLWRIGRNFKEYPTDNNNHYLTQTNVVPRAVPLNETTPVAIKKKNKKNKSEANIPRAEVVTPPASEPPIPRAEVVVRNETPPPVEPLPEPQAPSAQPITQEVGPANETNQLEAPRAEVVKPTTTLQLQATDEVWLRVIVNGNESRPVYDGVMAPGQSGSWQGERFFIVARPASALLLTINGQSRGQLSQSASRQEFTLP from the coding sequence ATGCGTTCTAAACCTGTTCAAGAATCTTTAGGTCAAGAGTTGCGCCGATTGCGCGAACAACGCGGTTGGACCTTAGAGGCCGCTGCTCAAATCACTAAAATTAAACCAGAACAACTGCACGATCTGGAGGCTGATAATTATGATAATTTTCCGAGTGCGGCTTATGTGCGAGGATTTGTTCGCATTTATGCGCGGGCGTTAGGATTGGATGATCATAAAGTGATCGCGAAATTAGAAGGTCGTATTGACGAAGAAGAGGCAGAGCTGGCTCATGTACCGCCTCTCGAAGCAATGCCACCTGTGACCAAAGTTCGTCAACCCACTCTTCAACGTATTGGCGGACAGATTATTGGGTTGATGGCGATTTTGATTGTTATCGGAATTATTTTCGTGCTTTGGCGTATTGGCCGTAATTTTAAGGAATATCCTACAGATAATAATAATCATTATCTCACTCAAACCAATGTCGTGCCTCGAGCCGTTCCATTAAATGAAACAACCCCTGTCGCAATTAAGAAAAAAAATAAAAAGAATAAATCTGAGGCCAATATTCCTCGTGCAGAAGTGGTAACACCACCAGCATCAGAACCTCCTATTCCTCGCGCAGAAGTTGTGGTGCGTAATGAAACACCACCACCTGTAGAACCCTTACCGGAACCTCAAGCGCCATCAGCCCAACCTATTACTCAGGAAGTGGGGCCTGCCAATGAAACCAATCAACTCGAAGCGCCTCGCGCAGAAGTGGTGAAACCCACAACCACATTGCAATTACAAGCCACGGATGAAGTTTGGTTGCGAGTCATTGTGAATGGGAATGAAAGTCGTCCGGTGTATGATGGGGTGATGGCTCCGGGTCAAAGCGGTTCCTGGCAAGGTGAACGTTTCTTTATTGTCGCGCGACCAGCTTCCGCATTGTTATTAACCATCAATGGACAATCGCGTGGGCAACTGAGTCAAAGTGCTTCTCGCCAAGAATTTACTTTGCCTTAA